From the Alkalibacter rhizosphaerae genome, one window contains:
- a CDS encoding alpha/beta hydrolase: MDHNRHVLFLHGFGGGPQEAGPLRQLLENEGYQVSCPVLAGHEDIPDHLARVKYDQWIDSARVALEQTEVPAEEVVVIGFSMGGLIATNLSVDRRFKALITINTPVDFWNLPQVVENLMEDVKKRSVRNTKRYLEAKKNSPVHAMLEFHRMLQKTKKRFGSIHCPLLVVQTKDDDTVGLKSPEYIYRKVSSRQKSIAYFSKGATES; encoded by the coding sequence ATGGATCACAATCGACATGTATTGTTTCTCCACGGGTTTGGTGGAGGCCCTCAGGAAGCGGGTCCCTTGCGTCAACTGTTGGAAAACGAAGGCTATCAGGTTTCCTGCCCTGTTCTTGCAGGCCATGAGGATATTCCGGATCACTTGGCCAGGGTCAAATATGACCAATGGATCGATTCTGCCAGGGTAGCATTGGAACAAACGGAGGTTCCTGCGGAAGAGGTTGTGGTCATCGGATTTTCCATGGGTGGACTGATCGCCACCAACCTGTCCGTTGACCGTCGATTCAAGGCCTTGATCACCATCAATACACCGGTGGATTTTTGGAATCTACCCCAAGTCGTCGAAAATTTGATGGAGGATGTAAAAAAACGTTCCGTAAGAAATACGAAGCGATATCTGGAGGCCAAGAAAAATTCCCCGGTCCATGCCATGCTGGAATTTCACCGCATGCTGCAAAAAACCAAAAAGCGTTTTGGTTCCATCCATTGTCCCCTGTTGGTGGTTCAAACCAAGGACGACGATACGGTGGGGCTGAAAAGTCCGGAATACATCTATCGAAAAGTTTCCAGCCGTCAAAAATCCATCGCCTATTTTTCCAAAGGGGCCACGGAGTCTTGA